In Streptomyces liangshanensis, the DNA window CGCCGAGGGCTACAGCGTCGATCTCGCCCATGACGGCCGGCAAGGACTGTGGATGGCCAGGACCGGCGCGTACGCCCTTGTCGTCCTGGACCTCATGCTGCCGGGGCTCAACGGCTACAAGGTCTGCGCCCAGTTGCGCCGGGAGGGCAACGCGACCCCCATCCTGGTGCTCACCGCGAAGGACGGGGACTGGGACCAGGCGGAGGCCCTGGACACCGGGGCCGACGACTACCTGGCGAAACCGTTCTCCTACGTTGTCCTCGTCGCGCGGCTGCGGGCGCTGGTCCGACGGGCCGCCGCGACGGCCCCGCCCGTCCTCGCCGTGGGCGACCTCTCCCTGGACATCGCCGCGCGGGTCTGCCGCCGGGCCGGGACCCGGGTGGAGCTGACGCCCCGGGAGTTCGCCGTGCTGGAGCTGCTGGCCCGCCGGGAGGGCCAGGCGGTCCCCAAGGCGGACCTCCTCTACCACGCGTGGCCCGACGAGGCGTGGGACCCCAACCTGGTGGAGGCGCGGGTCAGCTCGCTCCGCAAGAAGGTGGACGCCGCGTTCGGCCGCCGGTCCCTGGAGACCGTACGGGGCGTCGGCTACCGGCTGGTGGACGACCGTGAGCGCGGCTGAGCCGCGCCGCCGCTGGCCGCGTTCGGTACGGGCCAGGGCGGCGCTGGCCGCCGCGGCGGCCGCGGCCGTCGTCCTGGCCGGAATCGGCTGGTGGGTGCACCGCGACGTCTACCACCGGAGCACGGAGATCACCGACACCCAGGCCCAGGAACAGCTCTGGGATCTTGTCGACCAGCTGCACGAGGGTGCCGTCCCCGGTCGCAGGAGCGCCCTTCCGTACGAGATCGTCGCGAGCGGCCGGCGCTCCGCCGTGGCCTACGGCGGGGCCATGGAGTCCTTCGACCCCGGCATCCGCCATGTGCTGCCCTCCCCGCCGGTGGACGGGGCGTCCGGGTACTGGGACATCCGTACCCTCCGCCTGCCGGTGCGCCGTCCCTGGGATCCCGGCGAGAGGTCCGCACTGCCCGACGGGTCCTACCGGGTCATGACCGCCGATGTCCGGGCCGACGAACTCGGCCGGGACAAGGCCGCCGCGCTGGGTGTCGCCCCCGCTGCCAAACTGCGGGTCTACGTGGTGCTCGTCCCCGACCCGGCCGAGGCGCTCGCCCGGACGACCGACGGCCTGCTGCTACGGGCCGGGGGCGCCGGTCTCGTACTGATCGCCGCTGTCGCCTACGTCGCCACCCGGCTCGCGCTCCGGCCGGTCGAGGCCATCCGGGTCCGCACCGCCTCCGTCACCGCGAGCGACCCCCGCGAACGCGTGGACGTCCCCGGCACCGGCGACGAGATCGCCGCCCTCGCCACCACCATCAACGCCACCCTCCAACGCCTCGACGACGCGGCCGTCCAGCAGCGCCGTTTCGTCGCGGACGCCGCCCACGAACTGCGCAGCCCCCTCACCACCCTCCTGGCCAGCCTGGAGGTCGCCCTCGCCTACCCGGAGCGCACCGACTGGCCCGCCGCGGCCACCACCGCCGCACGGCAGACCCGCCGCCTCCAGGCCCTCGCCGAGGACCTCCTCCTGCTCGCCCGCCTCGACGCCCGCGCCCCGGTGGTACGGCCCGGCACCGTCGACCTGGCGGCCCTCGCCGCCGCGGTGGCCGGGCAACACGCCGTCACCGGAGGTCCGCCGGCCCTCTCCTGCGACAGCCGGGGCCCGGCCCCCGTGCACGGCGACCGGGACGAGTTCGAACGGCTGCTGCGCAACCTCGTCGACAACGCCGTCCGCCATGCCGCGCACCGCGTCGGGATCACGGTCCGGGACCAGGACGGCTGGATCGTCCTCACGGTGCGGGACGACGGTCCCGGCGTGCCCGCGAAGGACGCCGAGCGCGTCTTCGAACGCTTCGTCCGGCTCGACGACGCCCGCTCCCGCGATCGCGGCGGCGCCGGCCTGGGCCTCGCCATCGCCCGCGACCTGGCCACCCGTCACGGGGGCACCCTCACCCTCGCCCCCGGGTCCCCCGGGGCGTGTTTCGTACTCCGCGTACCGAAGGCCGGCTAGGCCGCGTCCAGGCCGTCCCTTCCGGACCCTGTCCCCACGGACCCCGCCGCCGGCCGCGATCCGCGATCCGCCGCCCGCCGGCCCCAGGTCGTCCCCGCCAGCACCAGCCCGGCCCCCAGCACGCCGGGAGCGCCCAGGTGCTCGCCGCCGAGGGCGATCCCGGTGGCGGCGGCCCACAGCGGTTCCGTACCGAGCAACAGGCTCACCCGGGACGGTGAGGAACGCCGTACCGCCCACATCTGTACGAAGAACGCGGCCAGCGTGCAGAACACCGACAGGAAGAGCAGCGCCGCCCAGTCACCGGCGCCGAAGCCGGCGGCCACCGACCAGGGCGAAGGACCCGTGCCCGGCACCGAGGCCAGGACGGCGAAGACCGCGACCGCGCCGCCGAGCTGGACGGTCGTCAGCGACAGCGAATCGGCGGTGCGCACCGCCCTGACCCGGGCCATCGCCAGCACGTGGACGGTACGGGCCAGCGCGGCCAGCAGCATCAGCAGGTCGCCCGCCGAGGGCGCGGTGAAACCACCGCCCTGGGTCAGCAGCACCACCCCGGCGACCGACAGCCCGGCGGCGGCCACGAAGGACCCCGGCGGCCGCGTCCTGGTCACCACGGCCTCCGCGAGCGGCGTGAAGATCATGGTGAGGCTGATGATGAGCCCGGCGTTGGTCGCCGACGTGTGCACGACGCCGTACGTCTCCAGCAGGAAGATGCCGCTCAGGATCAGCCCCAGCAGCCCCGCCCCGCGCCACTGCGCCGCCGTCAGCGCCCGCAGCCGCCGCCACCCCGCGACCGCCAGGACGGGCAGGACCAGCGCGAAACGCAGCACCAGGACCGCCACCACGGTCCGCGGGGTGGTGACCCCCTTGGCCGCCAGGTAACTGGCACCCCACACGACCGCGATCAGCAGGACCGGCAGGTCGGTCAGCCACGCCCTGCGCGGCACGAAGGAGGGGACGGGGGCGGCGAGCGGCGAGGTCATGGGGTGCGAGGTCTCCGGCGGACGGGGGCGCGGAGACGTCGGCGGCCCGCACGGGGACGGTCACCCTACCGGTCCGCCCCCTCCGTCGGCCCGGTCGCGTTCCTCCCGCAGGCCCGCCGGCTCCCGCGCCAACCGCCGCACGAAGACGTGCTCGTGGTAGATCCGCCCCACCAGCGCCCCGCCGTAGACCACGAAGCCGACACCGACCAGCCACGACTGGAGGACGAGCACCGTGCCGAACGGGCCGTACGTCACCGCGCTCGACGCGATCAGCGGCGAGAACACCAGCCGGGAGAAGCCCCGAAGCCCCAGCAGCCCCAGCGAGGTCGCCACGGAGCCCGGGATCAGCGCCCGCCAGCGGACCCGGCCGGCGAGCAGCAGCCGCTGCGACCACCAGAAGAACAGGAACGCGACGATGACGTCGGCCGTGGTCACGAGAATCGTGTCGATCACGGACCGGGCCCTGACCTGCGTGTTGACGAACGCCACGAGGAACCCGACCAGGACCGCCAGCCACACCACGTGCCGCCAGACCTGGTGCCAGCGCGCCGTCGACAGCTCCCAGACCTTCTCGTACCCCGTCTGCACCGCCGACCCGAAGGTGAGGCCGAACACGGCGAGCGCGGCGAGACCGAACGCGGTCGTCCGCTGGAGCGCCTCGCCCGGCTTGCCGAAGAGCTGCTCGATCTCGCCCTGCGACGACGCCGAGACACCGACGCCCTGGGCGAGCCAGCGGGCGAAGCTCTGCCCGCTGGCCGGGTCGGCCGCGGCGACGAGGATCAGCAGGGGAACGAGCGTGAGGAAACCGAGCGCGGCGAAGGACATGGCCCGGTGCATCAGTTCCGTCTCGCTGCCGCGGCTCACGGTCAGCGCGACGGGAGAGTCCATGATCCTGCGGTACAGGTCCCGGAACCGGTGCGCGTGCCTCGTCACACCGAATCGCTTTCGGGTCATATGTCGTCTACTACCCCGGAGCGGGCCGTGTCGTGTCCAGGGCCCCCGGATGGGTGCCGACGACTGGCCACGGTGCGGCCACCCCGCCCAGGCCCACGGTACGACCGCCACCCGTCGGGACCCCGTCAGACGCCGCCGGACCTGGGCGTTCGCCCGGTCGTGGCACACTGGCGGCCGATCCGCCGAAGGAGCCCACCGTGTCGATGATCCGCAACCTCCGCAGAACCGTGCGCAGGGCCTATCGCCGCACGGTGGACCTGAGCCACCCCGCCCGCTCCCCGCTCGGCAGCGCGGTGGTCAACTGCGTCGTCTACCTGGACGGCGAGCGGCAGATCGACCACTGCGCGGCGGAGGAGGCGCTGCGGCGCGTCCGCAAGGCGGGCACCGGTTTCGTCTGGATCGGGCTGCACGAGCCGGACCGGGAGGAGTTCGCCGGGGTCGCCGAGCTGTTCGACCTCCACCGGCTCGCCGTCGAGGACGCGGTCACCGCCCACCACCGGCCCAAGGCGGACCTGTACGGCGAGACGCTGTTCGCGGTCTTCAAGACCGTCAGCTACGTCGAGCACGAGGAACTGACCGCCACCAGCGAGGTGGTCGACACCGGGGAGCTGATGGTCTTCGCGGGGGCCGACTTCGTGATCACCGTACGGCACGGCCGGCACGGCTCGCTGGGCCCGCTCAGGGAGAACCTCGAAGCGTCCCCCGAGCAGCTCGCCAAGGGCCCCGCCGCCGTCCTGCACGCGATAGCGGACCACATGGTCGACGACTACCTCGGCGTCACGGACGCCATCCAGGACGACATCGACGCGGTCGAGACCGGGGTCTTCTCCGGGCAGGCGTCGCGCGGCGAGGCGGGCCGGATCTACCAGCTCAAGCGGGAACTGCTGGAACTGAAGCGCGCGGTCGCACCGCTGGACCGCCCGCTGCGCAAGCTCGCCACGGAGCCGAGCCGGCTGCTGGACCCCGAGATCCAGAAGTACTTCAGGGACGTCTCGGACCACCTGGCGCGCGTCACCGAGCAGATAGCCGCGTTCGACGGCCTGCTCGACTCCGTCCTCCAGGCCCACCTCGCGCAGGTGACCGTCGCCCAGAACGAGGACATGCGCAAGATCACGGCCTGGGCCGCGATCATCGCCGTACCGACCATGGTCTGCGGGGTCTACGGCATGAACTTCGAACACATGCCGGAGCTGCGGTGGACGTACGGCTACCCGCTCGTCGTCGGGGTGATCGCCGCCGTCTGCTTCGGCGTCCACCGCACCTTCCGGCGCAACGGCTGGCTCTGACAGCCCGTCACGACCCGTCCCCGCGCCGCCCACGACACCGCCCACGACACCGTGCACATCACGACGAGAAGTCAGCACGCTGAGCAGATTCGCACGTGCGCCCCGCTGCGAGCATCCAGTCAGGCCCCGCGGGGCTTGCGCCGGCCCCACCCAGGCCGGCGAGGACAGCGCACGAGGAGCGTTCGATGGGCATCGTCACCACCACCGACGGCACGGACATCTTCCACAAGGACTGGGGCAGCGGGCAGCCGGTCGTCTTCAGCCACGGCTGGCCGCTGAACGCGGACGCCTGGGACGGCCAGCTCAAGCTGGTCGCCGACCACGGCTACCGCGCGATCGCGCACGACCGGCGCGGCCACGGCCGCTCCGCCCAGCCCTGGCAGGGCAACGACATGGACACCTACGCCGACGACCTCGCCCAGGTCATCGAGACGCTCGACCTGCACGACGTCGTGCTCGTCGGGCACTCCACCGGCGGCGGCGAGGTCACCCGTTACATCGGCCGGCACGGCACCGCGCGCGTCGCCAAGGTCGTCCTCCTCGGAGCCGTACCGCCGCTGATGCTGAAGACCGACGCGAACCCCGGCGGACTGCCCGCCGAGGCCTTCGACGCGATCCGGGACGGGGTGCGCGCCGACCGCTCGCAGTTCTACCGCGACCTCAGCGTGCCGTTCTACGGCTTCAACCGGGAGGGAGCGGCGGTCTCCCAGGGCGTCAGGGACGCGTTCTGGCTGATGAGCATGCAGGTGGGGCTCAAGGGAGCGCTCGACTGCGTCCGCGCCTTCTCGGAGACCGACTTCACCGAGGACCTCAAGAAGTTCGACGTCCCGACGCTGGTCGCGCACGGCGACGACGACCAGATCGTCCCCATCGACGCCTCCGCCCGCAGGACCGCCGAACTGATCGAGGACGCCACCCTCAAGGTCTACCCGGGCGCCCCGCACGGCCTGTACGGCTCCTTCGCCGACGCGTTCGACGCCGATCTGCTGGAGTTCCTCGCCCGCTGACCGGCCCGCTGACCGGCCCGCTGACCGGCCCGCTGACCGGACCGCCCCGTACCCGTCCCCCCGTCCCGCCGACCCGTGGTGCAGAGGATCGACGCCAGATGACGAACGTACGCCTCACCCACGTCGGCGGTCCCACGGTGCTGATCGAGTTCGGCGGCTGGCGGCTGCTGACCGACCCCGCGTTCGACGCCCCCGGCCACAAGTACCCCTTCGGCCGGGGGATGTCGGCGCGCAAGACCACCGGGCCCGCGCTCCGCGTCGCCGACCTCCCGCCCATCGACGCCGTGCTGCTCAGCCACGACCAGCACCCCGACAACCTCGACACCACGGGACGCGGGGTGCTCGCGACCGCTGGCGTCGTCGTCACCACCCGCTCCTGCGCCCGGCGGCTGCGCAGGACCGTCCACGGGCTGCGGCCCTGGGGCACCACCACCCTGGAGGGCCCGGGGCGCCCGCCGATCGGGATCACCGCGACCCCCTGCCGCCACGGTCCGCCCCTGTCGGGGCGCCTGTCCGGCGAGGTGACCGGCTTCTCCCTGCGCTGGAGCGGCCAGCGCCACGGCGAGCTGTGGATCTCCGGCGACACCGTGCTGTACCGGGGGGTACGGGAGGTCGCGCGGCGCCTCGACATCGGCACCGCGCTCCTCCACCTGGGCGGCGCCCGGCACACCGCGACCGGGCCCGCGCGCCACTCCATGACCGCGGCGGACGCCGTACAGCTGTGCGGGCTGCTGCGCCCCCGGACCACCGTGCCCGTGCACTACGAGGGCTGGTCGCACTTCCGGCAGGGCCGGATCGCGGTGGCACGCGAGTTCTCCCACGCGCCGCCCGAGGTCCGCACCTCCCTGACCTGGCTCCCCCGGGGCACCGGCACCCAGATCACCGTATGAGCGGACCACGGCGGCATGGGCGGGGCGCCCGCCTCAGCGGCCGTAGCGGCCGCTGCGACGCAGCCGCGCGCCCGCGAACGCCAGGTCGGCGACGAACACGACGATACCGATGACCAGCAGGATCGTGAGGCCCGAAGCGGCCACGCCGATGATGCCCAGCACGACGGCGACCAGGAGCAGGAAGAGGAAGAGGGACAGCATGGTGTGCGCTCCTGATGGT includes these proteins:
- a CDS encoding response regulator transcription factor; translated protein: MRILVVEDEVDLARTLHTGLTAEGYSVDLAHDGRQGLWMARTGAYALVVLDLMLPGLNGYKVCAQLRREGNATPILVLTAKDGDWDQAEALDTGADDYLAKPFSYVVLVARLRALVRRAAATAPPVLAVGDLSLDIAARVCRRAGTRVELTPREFAVLELLARREGQAVPKADLLYHAWPDEAWDPNLVEARVSSLRKKVDAAFGRRSLETVRGVGYRLVDDRERG
- a CDS encoding sensor histidine kinase, yielding MSAAEPRRRWPRSVRARAALAAAAAAAVVLAGIGWWVHRDVYHRSTEITDTQAQEQLWDLVDQLHEGAVPGRRSALPYEIVASGRRSAVAYGGAMESFDPGIRHVLPSPPVDGASGYWDIRTLRLPVRRPWDPGERSALPDGSYRVMTADVRADELGRDKAAALGVAPAAKLRVYVVLVPDPAEALARTTDGLLLRAGGAGLVLIAAVAYVATRLALRPVEAIRVRTASVTASDPRERVDVPGTGDEIAALATTINATLQRLDDAAVQQRRFVADAAHELRSPLTTLLASLEVALAYPERTDWPAAATTAARQTRRLQALAEDLLLLARLDARAPVVRPGTVDLAALAAAVAGQHAVTGGPPALSCDSRGPAPVHGDRDEFERLLRNLVDNAVRHAAHRVGITVRDQDGWIVLTVRDDGPGVPAKDAERVFERFVRLDDARSRDRGGAGLGLAIARDLATRHGGTLTLAPGSPGACFVLRVPKAG
- a CDS encoding DMT family transporter, with the protein product MTSPLAAPVPSFVPRRAWLTDLPVLLIAVVWGASYLAAKGVTTPRTVVAVLVLRFALVLPVLAVAGWRRLRALTAAQWRGAGLLGLILSGIFLLETYGVVHTSATNAGLIISLTMIFTPLAEAVVTRTRPPGSFVAAAGLSVAGVVLLTQGGGFTAPSAGDLLMLLAALARTVHVLAMARVRAVRTADSLSLTTVQLGGAVAVFAVLASVPGTGPSPWSVAAGFGAGDWAALLFLSVFCTLAAFFVQMWAVRRSSPSRVSLLLGTEPLWAAATGIALGGEHLGAPGVLGAGLVLAGTTWGRRAADRGSRPAAGSVGTGSGRDGLDAA
- a CDS encoding YhjD/YihY/BrkB family envelope integrity protein, translating into MDSPVALTVSRGSETELMHRAMSFAALGFLTLVPLLILVAAADPASGQSFARWLAQGVGVSASSQGEIEQLFGKPGEALQRTTAFGLAALAVFGLTFGSAVQTGYEKVWELSTARWHQVWRHVVWLAVLVGFLVAFVNTQVRARSVIDTILVTTADVIVAFLFFWWSQRLLLAGRVRWRALIPGSVATSLGLLGLRGFSRLVFSPLIASSAVTYGPFGTVLVLQSWLVGVGFVVYGGALVGRIYHEHVFVRRLAREPAGLREERDRADGGGGPVG
- a CDS encoding magnesium and cobalt transport protein CorA: MIRNLRRTVRRAYRRTVDLSHPARSPLGSAVVNCVVYLDGERQIDHCAAEEALRRVRKAGTGFVWIGLHEPDREEFAGVAELFDLHRLAVEDAVTAHHRPKADLYGETLFAVFKTVSYVEHEELTATSEVVDTGELMVFAGADFVITVRHGRHGSLGPLRENLEASPEQLAKGPAAVLHAIADHMVDDYLGVTDAIQDDIDAVETGVFSGQASRGEAGRIYQLKRELLELKRAVAPLDRPLRKLATEPSRLLDPEIQKYFRDVSDHLARVTEQIAAFDGLLDSVLQAHLAQVTVAQNEDMRKITAWAAIIAVPTMVCGVYGMNFEHMPELRWTYGYPLVVGVIAAVCFGVHRTFRRNGWL
- a CDS encoding alpha/beta fold hydrolase, which translates into the protein MGIVTTTDGTDIFHKDWGSGQPVVFSHGWPLNADAWDGQLKLVADHGYRAIAHDRRGHGRSAQPWQGNDMDTYADDLAQVIETLDLHDVVLVGHSTGGGEVTRYIGRHGTARVAKVVLLGAVPPLMLKTDANPGGLPAEAFDAIRDGVRADRSQFYRDLSVPFYGFNREGAAVSQGVRDAFWLMSMQVGLKGALDCVRAFSETDFTEDLKKFDVPTLVAHGDDDQIVPIDASARRTAELIEDATLKVYPGAPHGLYGSFADAFDADLLEFLAR
- a CDS encoding MBL fold metallo-hydrolase; translation: MTNVRLTHVGGPTVLIEFGGWRLLTDPAFDAPGHKYPFGRGMSARKTTGPALRVADLPPIDAVLLSHDQHPDNLDTTGRGVLATAGVVVTTRSCARRLRRTVHGLRPWGTTTLEGPGRPPIGITATPCRHGPPLSGRLSGEVTGFSLRWSGQRHGELWISGDTVLYRGVREVARRLDIGTALLHLGGARHTATGPARHSMTAADAVQLCGLLRPRTTVPVHYEGWSHFRQGRIAVAREFSHAPPEVRTSLTWLPRGTGTQITV